The Paenibacillus uliginis N3/975 genome has a window encoding:
- a CDS encoding N-acetylmannosamine-6-phosphate 2-epimerase, with amino-acid sequence MNNSALEGLGLGKGLVVSCQALEDEPLHSSFIMGRMAVAARMGGAVGIRANSAEDIKEIKTQVDLPVIGIVKRDYPDSKVYITPTMKEIDELVGAGSDIIALDATTDIRPGRLHLTELIQQIKDKYPQQLLMADISTVEEAVKAEELGFDLIGTTLIGYTESTAGQKMYDNDFELLKQVIQAVKSPIVAEGNVLTPEMAKRCLEIGVYCVVVGGAITRPQQITERFVKHIQSKKLRS; translated from the coding sequence ATGAATAATTCGGCTTTGGAAGGGTTAGGCTTAGGCAAAGGACTTGTTGTTTCTTGTCAGGCTTTGGAGGATGAACCGCTTCACAGTTCTTTTATTATGGGGAGAATGGCCGTAGCGGCACGCATGGGTGGTGCAGTAGGAATACGGGCCAATTCGGCAGAGGATATTAAGGAGATCAAAACGCAGGTGGACCTGCCGGTCATCGGGATCGTTAAGAGGGATTATCCGGATTCGAAGGTGTACATTACTCCAACGATGAAGGAAATTGATGAGCTGGTTGGCGCAGGTTCGGATATCATCGCTTTGGATGCGACCACGGACATTCGTCCAGGAAGGCTTCATCTAACAGAACTGATTCAGCAGATTAAGGACAAATATCCACAGCAGCTTCTGATGGCCGATATTTCGACCGTGGAGGAAGCTGTAAAGGCGGAAGAGCTTGGGTTTGATCTGATCGGAACGACGCTAATCGGTTATACTGAATCTACTGCAGGACAGAAGATGTATGACAACGACTTTGAATTGCTAAAACAAGTCATTCAAGCCGTTAAATCACCAATTGTGGCGGAAGGGAATGTGCTCACGCCCGAAATGGCAAAGCGTTGTCTGGAAATCGGCGTATACTGTGTCGTTGTTGGCGGCGCCATCACCAGACCACAGCAAATTACCGAAAGATTCGTCAAACATATTCAGTCAAAAAAATTAAGAAGCTGA
- a CDS encoding GlsB/YeaQ/YmgE family stress response membrane protein: MGFLWSLIVGGIIGWIAGLIMGRDIPGGVIGNIIAGFVGAWLGRLLLGAWGPVIGNFYILPALIGAVVLVFIVSLIMGSMNKGRSK; the protein is encoded by the coding sequence ATGGGATTTCTTTGGTCATTAATTGTTGGTGGTATTATTGGTTGGATCGCTGGTCTGATTATGGGGCGCGACATTCCTGGTGGTGTCATTGGTAACATTATTGCCGGTTTTGTCGGTGCATGGCTCGGTAGATTGTTGCTAGGCGCTTGGGGTCCAGTAATCGGCAACTTCTACATCCTTCCAGCATTGATTGGTGCAGTTGTGCTCGTGTTCATCGTCAGCCTCATTATGGGTTCGATGAATAAAGGCCGCTCGAAATAA
- a CDS encoding ketoacyl-ACP synthase III has translation MTQSKSKITAIGTYVPDKVLTNADLEKLVETSDEWIVQRTGMRERRIAEPEQYVSDLAVGAVRDMMQRYGVDVIDSDMILVATSTPEYSFPSTASRVQSQLGIKSTGALDLNAACAGFVYALQLADGLVTSGMYRKVLVIGAETLSKITDYSDRTTCVLFGDGAGAVLVERDENYSGFVASLSGTFGEGGIHLYKTALSEKMDGRELKSGCLVQNGREIYKWAVRNIPDGMRVLLEKAKMKADEINWFVPHSANLRMIEAICERGPISMGRTLTSVEYRGNTSAASIPLALQLAIDEGRLKSGDHVMLYGFGGGMTYAGSIIQWSI, from the coding sequence GTGACTCAATCAAAATCAAAAATTACTGCAATTGGGACGTATGTTCCTGACAAGGTGTTGACAAATGCTGATTTGGAGAAGCTTGTTGAGACAAGTGATGAATGGATTGTACAGCGTACAGGCATGAGGGAACGTCGTATTGCTGAACCAGAACAGTATGTATCCGATCTAGCGGTTGGTGCAGTTAGAGATATGATGCAGCGTTACGGTGTAGATGTTATTGACTCTGATATGATTCTTGTGGCCACGAGCACACCTGAGTATTCTTTTCCGAGCACCGCCTCCCGAGTTCAATCTCAATTGGGGATTAAAAGTACTGGAGCACTTGATCTCAATGCCGCCTGTGCTGGGTTTGTGTATGCCCTTCAATTAGCTGACGGCTTGGTTACAAGCGGAATGTATCGTAAAGTTCTGGTCATCGGGGCAGAGACGTTATCCAAAATTACAGATTATAGTGATCGGACAACATGTGTACTGTTTGGTGACGGGGCAGGAGCAGTTCTTGTTGAAAGAGATGAGAATTATTCGGGCTTTGTGGCTTCATTATCAGGTACCTTCGGTGAAGGAGGCATTCATCTATATAAAACAGCTCTCTCCGAGAAGATGGATGGCCGGGAATTGAAAAGCGGCTGCCTAGTTCAGAATGGCCGAGAAATATACAAATGGGCTGTAAGAAATATCCCGGATGGTATGAGGGTGCTACTGGAAAAGGCAAAAATGAAGGCGGATGAAATAAACTGGTTCGTGCCGCATAGTGCTAATTTACGAATGATCGAAGCGATTTGTGAACGAGGCCCCATCTCCATGGGCAGAACATTAACAAGTGTCGAGTACCGGGGAAATACCTCCGCAGCTTCAATACCGCTAGCTCTGCAGTTGGCAATTGATGAGGGTCGCCTAAAATCAGGTGATCATGTGATGCTCTATGGCTTCGGCGGAGGTATGACTTATGCTGGCTCCATTATTCAGTGGTCTATATAG